ACCTTGTGAACCACGGCGTTCACTTTGATCACGACGACCAAGAGCCGTCTCAGTTTGCTTTGGGCAAAGAAGGTGGACACACCAAGCGTCGAGTACTTCACTCCAAAGACACTACTGGCTACGCGATTGTTTCCGCACTCATTGAGCAAGCCAAAGAGGATCCTAATATCACCCTTCTAGAGGAGCATTTTGCCATCGACCTCATCACAACGGGCAAGCTTGGCGTGGTCACTGAAGACAGAGTGTTAGGAGCATACGTCTTGGATGAAGCATCAGGCGACGTTCACATTTTCCGCTCAGACCGTATCGTGCTAGCCACTGGGGGCTGTGGTAAAGTTTACCTTTACACCACCAACCCAGACAGCGCCACAGGCGACGGTGTAGCCATGGCTTGGCGCGCTGGAGCGACCATCTCCAACATGGAGTTTGTACAGTTCCATCCAACTTGCTTTTACAACCCCGCCGCGACTGGAGCCAAAGCTCGCTCATTCCTAGTCTCAGAAGCGGTTCGTGGTGAAGGCGCAAAACTCATCAATGACAAGGGAGAAGATTTCACTTTGGAACATGACCCACGTGGCTCGCTCGCTCCACGTGATATTGTCGCCCGTGCCATCGACCATGAGATCAAGAAAACCGGTGCTAACTGCGTGTATCTAGATGTCACCCATAAGCCTAAGGGCTTCATGCAGGAGCGCTTTCCTCACATTTATAACACGCTCAAGGGATTTGGCCTCGATTGCGAGAAAGATCCCATCCCTGTTGTTCCTGCTGCCCACTATCAGTGCGGAGGCGTGGTAACCGATGTCAATGGCCGCACCACTATCCGCGGTTTGTACGCGATCGGCGAGGTGGCTTGTACAGGTCTTCACGGAGCCAACCGATTGGCCTCCAACTCACTTCTGGAAGGCAATGCGGTAGCACGCCGGGCCGTTGACGCCATGATCAAGAGCTATCCACTGGAAAAAGAAGCTCCACAACCTCCAAGCATCCCAAAATGGGAACATGGAGACACCACTCCTCCTCACGAACAAGTTCTCATTTCTCACAACTGGGATGAGATCCGGCGTCTGATGTGGAACTACGTTTCCATCGTACGTACAGACAACCGTCTGCAGCGAGCCTCACGCCGCCTACGTAACCTGCGTAAGGAAGTCCGCGAGTTCTACTGGGGACACCGGGTCAACTCAGACATCCTCGAATTGCGCAACCTGGTAACCGTGAGTGCGCTTGTTGTCGACTGTGCTATCAGACGCAAAGAATCCCGGGGCATCCACTACACTTTGGATTACCCCGAGAGAGATGATCATTACCTCCACGACACGGAGCTCAGGAGGTTTTAATCTTCCTTACTTTTTAGTGACTTTCTTTAAAGCCTGCACCCTCTCGGTGTAGGCTTCGTAGTATCTGCCGGAATAATGTGGCAACTGCTTCTTCTCTTCCGCCGCGGCGTGCTGAGCCAGAAGTTGCTTCTCAAAGCTAGGCCTCAGTACTTCGCTGCGCCCCACGATCACCCTCACTTTCTTCTCCGGCTCAGGGCTCACCTTCATGGGAAGAATTCTTTCCACCTCGTTCTCCGGCAGCACCCAGAACACCCGTAGTCCATCATGGCCAAAATAGCTATTCCACCAGGTCTTCACCATGCCGTCCGCCTCATGTTGATTGAGCCCCTGAGCCATGAGACCATCTCTCATTTCCCGGTAGATAATCTGGTTAGACTCAGGTGAGAGGTCCATTTCAGTCCAGCCATTACTCTGGCTGATCTCTGTGTGGCTATTCATCTCAAGCCCCTCTGCGAAGACTTTGTAGCGTACTTTTCCAGCAACTCGTTCATACGCCAGTGCAAAGGGGATATTTTGACTCCCTTTGAAGTCCATAGACAAGGTCTCCGCCGAATCCACTGAGAGCGTCAAAGGCAGTGTGAAATTACCAAGCCCTCGATAAAACAGGTACTGCTCATAGACTTCGCCTACCTTGACGATATTCGAGTGAGGTACCTGAGGATAGATCCAGTTCGGTGTCTCTCCCGTACGGAAATACTTGGAGCTGTCCACCTCATTACGCGGAATAATCTCAGTATCCCAATGAATGAAACCCTTGTACTCCTCCTCAAAATCCCAAGCTTTGTATCCGCCCATAGGAAAAGCCATGGGAGCACTAGGATTGATTGCGGGAAACGCCACAGGAGCGACCTTGCCTCTTTCCTCTGGACGAAGTTTCACCATCTTAGGAGGCGTATCTCCTGATGTTCGTGGAGGAAACCATTGACTGACCGTCCCTCCATTGAAGCCAACGTGAACAGAGACCTTCTCACGTTTGTCCCCGTAAAAATAGATTACAGGAGTTTCCATTTTCACCCTGACATTCCTCACCGGCCTCATCAAGCCCTTGAAAGCGCGAGGATTTAGATTCTGATGCCCTCCCACAAAATAGGGAAGGTATTCCTCCTCCACCTGGAGCCCTGCTAGCATGACCCCATCACTTCCACTGACTGTGGTGAAAGTCCCCCACTCATGTAGTTCATGTGCTTGTGACTGACCCGCGATGGCGGTGAAGCAAACCGACAACATACACTTCGATATCGTTTTCATAACCCTGACATGATGACATTAAACCCTGAATGCGTGCTAGTTCGATCTGCCCAGTTTACCGACTCTTTACATTTCAGTCGTGGCTAAATTACAGACTCGATCTCCACCGATTTACACTCTAACTTCATTCGGTATGTCTGGAAAACGATCGCTCACGAATATCCACCTTGAAAAACTGTTTTCTAACAATTCCGTGGAGAGCTTGGACAAACAGCTCGAACCCAAGTTTGAACCGAAGCCAATCCCATTTCTCCCTCTGGCCAAAGTAAACGCCCACAGAACCGAGAAGCTGTGGAAACAAATCGGTCAAGAAGCGAGCCCCGACCTATTGGACACCTGGACTGCCGAGAAGCTGGAAAGTTTTCAGGGCAACATTGAGAACTGTATTGGATCCACCAAAATCCCCTTGGGCATCGCCGGGCCCTTGCGGGTAAACGGTCTGTTTGCCCAAGGCGACTACCCCATACCTCTGGCCACTTCAGAAGCCGCGCTCGTAGCGAGTTATCATCGCGGTTGCACCTTGCTTTCCTTATCCGGTGGAGCTACAGCCATGATGCTCTATCAGGCCGTCAACCGGGCTCCGGCCTATGCCTTTGAGTCCATGCGAGGCGCTGGACTCTTCGTCGCCTGGGCCATGGAGCACTTCGAAACTTTCCAGCAAATCGCCTCCACAACCACCAGTCACGGCAAACTCGTCGACGTGGGCACTACACTGGAGGGTAACCATGTCTATCTGAACTTTGAGTTCACCACTGGTGATGCTTCCGGCCAGAACATGGTAACCATCGCCACCCAAGCCATTTGCGATTACATTCAGGCACATTCCCCTGTAGCACCGCTTCAATGCTATGTAGAGGGCAATCTCTCCGGAGACAAGAAAGCCAGTGCCCAAGCCTACACTTCGGTTAGAGGACGCAAAGTGACCGCGGAAGCCATCATTCCTGCGGAAATCCTCCAGAAAGTCGTCCATGCGACTCCGCGTCAAATGATTGATTACTGGCGCATGTCGGCGATTGGCGGAGTGCTCAGCGGAACGATCGGTGTACAAGGCCACTTCGCCAACGGTCTCGCGGCTCTCTACATAGCCACCGGGCAAGACGCCGCCTGCGTGGCGGAATCCGCCACAGGGATCACACGCTTCGAGCAGGCGGATGATGGCGCCCTCTACGCCAGTGTTACCCTACCCAATATCATGCTCGGCACCGTCGGCGGAGGTACTGGCCTTCCCTCACAAAAGGCAGCTCTTGAGCTGATGGGCTTATATGGAACAGATAAAAGCAATGCCTTATCCGAAGTTACCGCTTCTCTCGTTCTGGCAGGTGAGCTTTCAATCATCGCAGCACTGGCCACCGGAGATTTCACCAGAGCCCACAACAAACTCGCCCGCTAAACATCGTTCAAATCGATACTCCACAAAAACGAAGTGATTTCCCTGATGTTCATTCCTTAGTTAAGCTCCGGCAAAATCATCACCAACGTGACAACAGTACCTCCAGAAAAACCTGGCTTCCTGAGGAAGTGGTCCATCTATCAAAAGGAACGTTTCCCGGTCCTGCAGCATGGGCTCCTTATAATCGCCTTCTCGTCCTCAGCGGTAGCCTACTCAGCTATGCTGTGCAAAGACCCCACTCCTGCTTGGCAGGCTTTTCTGGTAGCCTTCATCACCTGCTTCATCTTTTTCCTACAACTCAGGATTGCCGATGAATTCAAGGATATCGAGGAAGATACTAGATACCGGCCATACCGCCCAGTGCCTCGAGGTTTAATCTCTCTGAGGGAGCTTGGCTGGCTGTTTGCCCTGGGAGCCAGCATCCAGCTAGGCCTGGCCTTGCTCTACTTTCCGCCTCTCGTATTCGTACTTCTGATAGGCTGGGTTTACTTGTCATTGATGAGTGTCGAGTTCTTCGCACGCGACTGGTTGAAAGCCCGCCCTATCACCTACTTGTGGACTCACATGCTCATCATGCCCATTGTAGATTTCTATGCTACCGCCTGCCATTGGTATCCATCGGGCAACAAGCCTTACCTGGGCCTGGCCTTCTTTCTAGCGGCGAGTTTCTTCAACGGAATCGTCATCGAGATCGGGCGTAAACTCCGCCAGCCAATAGATGAGGAAGCTGGAGTCCCGACCTATTCCAAGCTTTGGGGCAAGAAAGCAGCCTGCCTTGTCTGGCTTGGCTCACTGACATGCACCTTGTTATTCGCGATACTGGCAGCAAATCTCATCAATTGGATTCTCCCGCTTGCCATCAGCCTAGGTATTCTGCTATTGGTGTCCTTGGTTGCCTCAGTGCGCTTCAACCGCTCAGACCGCAGCGGTAAAGTGTTCGAGACAATCTCAGGACTCTGGACCCTAGCCCTATACCTCAATTTAGGACTCCTCCCCTTTTGGTCATTACAACCATGATCATTACACAACAAAACGCAAAGGCTCATCTTGGGCGCCTGGGAGGAAAAGCAGCTTCTCTCGCTGAACTGGCAGAGACAGACATTCTCATTCCGGACTGGTTCGCTGTCACCACTGACTATCAACCGGATTTCGATGCTGCCCTGCCTCAAGCCATCGGTGAACTGGATGCCGACTTCTTTGCGGTTAGATCCTCCGCCGCGTGCGAGGATGGCAAAGCTCACTCATTTGCCGGGCAGTTTGAATCCTATCTCTATGTCCCCATTGAGAAGGTGCCTCAGCGGATCAAAGATGTTCAAAGTTCCCACCAGTCTGAGCACCTTAAAAGCTATCAGGAGAACCAGAACAGCGAAAAAGCCACCGCCCCTACGGCTCTGGTGCAGATCATGCTGACACCTGATGTGAGTGGCGTTGCTTTCAGTGTGGATCCGGTTACTGGGAATAGACAAAGAGCAGTGGTGTCCGCCCTCTGGGGAACTGGCAGCGCTCTCGTCTCCGGTGACGCTGATGCTGACCAATGGAAGGTAGACCCTGATGATATCATCATCGAATCCAAGATTGCCCACAAAAGCATCCTCCACATTCCCTCCCCATCCTCTTCGACAGGATACACCACAATAGAGGTCCCCAGCGACCAACAGGACATCCCCTGCCTGAGCGAAGCGCAAATCAGAGATGTGGCTGAGCTGGCCCGTAAATGTGCTGCTCATTTCGGTTGCCCTCAGGACATCGAATGGGCGTACAGCAAAGGCAAACTCTACCTTCTTCAGAGCAGACCTATCACTACGCTTAATCTTCTCCCTGACCCCACAGACCCTCTGACTATTTGGGATAACAGTAACATCGCAGAATCCTATTCAGGCATCACAAGCCCTCTCACTTTCAGCTTTGCCAAGCGCATCTACGAACACGTTTACCGGGAGTTCTGTGGATTACTCAATGTACCCAAGCGTAAGATCAGAGACAATGACGACGTCTTTCCTCAGATGCTTGGACACATCAATGGAAGGGTCTATTACAACTTGATCAGCTGGTACCGTGTACTAGCCATGTTACCGGGCTTCAAAATCAACCGCTCATTCATGGAGCAGATGATGGGCGTGAAAGAGCCTATGCCCGAGGAAATCGTCGAGAGAATCGCCAGCGCTAACAAAACCAACCGCCTTCGAGACGGGGTCGATCTAGCTGGCACAATGATGGGGCTGGGCTTGAGACACTTCGGTCTCAAGAGGCAGATTAACAAATTCTACAAGCGCCTCAATTCAGCTCTCGACATTGACTCCAAGTCTCTCACAAGTATGAGCTTGAGCGAACTTAGTGAGCACTACCGCACCTTAGAGAACCAGCTGCTCAAGCATTGGGATGCCCCGCTCGTAAACGATTTCTTCGCTATGATCTACTATGGCGTCCTGCGCAAGAAATGCGAAAAGTGGCTCGATGATGCCTCTCTACAGAACGAACTCTTGCTAGATTCTGGGGATATTATCAGCGCAGAGCCACCACGACGCATTACTGAGATGGCTCAGTTGGCTAAGAAAGACAAGGACGTCTGCCGACTCCTGGCAAACCCTGAGCACTCGGCCAGAGAGAAGCTCAAGGCCATGGAGAAGATGCCAGCTTTGCACGAAATGTACGAGCAGTACGTGAAAGATTTTGGAGACCGCTGCCTGGAAGAGCTCAAGCTCGAATCACCAACTGTCGAGGACAGCCCCAACTCATTGCTCAACTCCATCGGCATGCTAGCCATGAATCCCTCTCGTCATACGCCACCGGTGACCAGAGGCCCGAGCAAGATTGAGCAACTCTCTTGGCTCAAGAAAGTCCGCTTCAACTGGATACTCAAGCAAACCCGTAACCGTGTACGCGACCGGGAAAACTTGCGCTTCGAGCGCACCCGCCTATTCGGCAGAGTGCGCAAGATCATGGTGGAAATCGGCAAGCGTCTCCACGCAGACTACCTCATCGATCAACCCGAGGATGTTTTCCTGCTCAAACTTGACGACATCCTTGGTGTCACGGACGGCAGCACTGACGCCCATTCCCTGAGAGATATTGTCGAGGCCAGACGCTCCTCACTGGAGAAAGCCATCGCTGGCCCTGTTCCACCGGATCGCTTTGAAACGCGCGGACCTGCTCATCGATACAGGGAATTCAAAACGACTCTCAAGGAACCCGATCTCAGCGCTACGGATCTGGAAGGCACCCCTGCCTGCCCAGGCAGCGTGAAAGGCAGGGTAAGAGTGGTTACCAATCCCCGGAATGCCACCTTGTTGCCCGGGGAGATTCTCGTCGCCCAACAGACGGATCCAGGCTGGGTCGTCTTGTTCCCACCAGCGGCAGGTTTATTGGTAGAGAGAGGCAGTTTGCTCTCCCATTCAGCCATTGTTGCCAGAGAGCTCAATCTTCCCTGTATCGTCTCCATTCCCCATGTCACCAAAGTCCTGAAGACAGGAGACATGGTAGAAATGAACGGACGAACCGGAGCCATTCGCATCATCAAAATGGAGGAAACGCTCAAGAAAGAGGAATAATTCACTCTTTGACCTCCTCTTACTTTTTAGTTAACGTAACTCGCAGATGACTCGCAAACTGGCATCACTAAGCTTCATTCTCGTCCTGATCTCCATCATGGCGCTGAAGCACCCTGCCTTTGCGTATTGCCTCTGCGAGCACAAGATTATCACGCTCCATGAGTGCAGCAATATGGCGAAGGCCAGTTCGGAGGAGCCTCCAAGCTGCCCTCATTGCGCTGCGAAAGAGCGTCAGGAAAAAGCCAAGGAGAACTGCACACTGGAGATCTCCTTTGATGCTGGAGACTTCTTCTGGCAGGACGGTACAGATACCCCCCATCCACCAAGTGCAGCAGATGCCCCTCCATTGGTTTATATTGATCTGAAACTTCCTCGACCAAGCGGAAGTGATCACGGTGTCTTGGCGCGTCAGAACGCACCACCACCTCGCCCGCCATTGCGAGCTTATACCGGTATTTACCGGCTTTGATTTCTAGAAAGTAATTGTCCCGCAATTTGCTGCGGAACAGGCTCGCGCCTCATTTGGCACGGGCGTTCATGTTAACTTTAGTCTTCAGAACTAATGTTTTCTTCCATTTTAAAGTTACTTTCACACTTATGTCATTAGACACCTTAAAAAAGGACACCAGTCACCATAGTGATTCGCCCAAGCGTAGCTATGCCTGGATGCTCCCACTATGCCTACTCATTGGCTTCCTACTCGTTATCCTGATACTCTTTGGTAAGACCTTCCTTCCAGCCACTGAGGTGCAAACAGCACCCGTGATCACACTGAGGCAGGCGCAAGATGCACAATCCTCCAACCAGCCTGTAACCACTGGATCCACCAAGGGTGAACTGCTCTTTCAAGCCACCGGCTGGATAGAGCCAGATCCCTACACTACCTATGTTCCTACCCTGACCAATGGTATCGTAGACAAAGTACTCGTGCTCGAGGGTGAGTCCGTCAAAAAGGGCCAGCTATTAGCTACTTTAATCCAAGAAGACGCCGAACTCGACCTCAAACAGGCTGAGAAGAAGGTAACAGCCATGCAGGCACGTATTCACGCTCACTGTGCCGCCAAAGACATCATCGATGAAGAAATTGTCGCCGCTCAGCAAAAAGCGGCAGCTCTAGCGGAAGAGCTCAAGAGCCTGAATGATCGCTACGACCGATTGACCAGACTCACTTCTGGTGCCATTCCCGAGCAGGACAAGATCCAGGCCAAGTTCCTGGTCACACGCCAACAGGCTCTCATAAAAGAAGCCAAGGCTGAAGTCCCACAACTAAAGGCTAAGCTAGTACAGATCGATCTTGAGAGAGAAACCATGGAGCGCAACTTGGAGGAAGCTGGCATTGAGAAAGATCGCGCCCAGCTGGCATTTGACCGCACCAAGATCCACTCCCCAATGGATGGCATCGTTCTAAGGCTCCATGCGGCACCGGGTAAAAAGCGCTACATCAACATGGATGATCCCCATTCAGCAGAAATAGTCGAACTCTATGATCCAAACATGCTGCAAGCACGTATCGATGTGCCGCTGACAGAAGCCGCCGCGCTTTCCGTCGGTCAGGCGGTAACCCTGACGAGCGAACTGCTCCCGGACAAGGAATTCTCCGGAGTGGTCACACGAATCACAGGTGAAGCGGATATTCAGCG
Above is a genomic segment from Rubritalea squalenifaciens DSM 18772 containing:
- a CDS encoding UbiA family prenyltransferase, whose protein sequence is MTTVPPEKPGFLRKWSIYQKERFPVLQHGLLIIAFSSSAVAYSAMLCKDPTPAWQAFLVAFITCFIFFLQLRIADEFKDIEEDTRYRPYRPVPRGLISLRELGWLFALGASIQLGLALLYFPPLVFVLLIGWVYLSLMSVEFFARDWLKARPITYLWTHMLIMPIVDFYATACHWYPSGNKPYLGLAFFLAASFFNGIVIEIGRKLRQPIDEEAGVPTYSKLWGKKAACLVWLGSLTCTLLFAILAANLINWILPLAISLGILLLVSLVASVRFNRSDRSGKVFETISGLWTLALYLNLGLLPFWSLQP
- a CDS encoding PEP/pyruvate-binding domain-containing protein, yielding MIITQQNAKAHLGRLGGKAASLAELAETDILIPDWFAVTTDYQPDFDAALPQAIGELDADFFAVRSSAACEDGKAHSFAGQFESYLYVPIEKVPQRIKDVQSSHQSEHLKSYQENQNSEKATAPTALVQIMLTPDVSGVAFSVDPVTGNRQRAVVSALWGTGSALVSGDADADQWKVDPDDIIIESKIAHKSILHIPSPSSSTGYTTIEVPSDQQDIPCLSEAQIRDVAELARKCAAHFGCPQDIEWAYSKGKLYLLQSRPITTLNLLPDPTDPLTIWDNSNIAESYSGITSPLTFSFAKRIYEHVYREFCGLLNVPKRKIRDNDDVFPQMLGHINGRVYYNLISWYRVLAMLPGFKINRSFMEQMMGVKEPMPEEIVERIASANKTNRLRDGVDLAGTMMGLGLRHFGLKRQINKFYKRLNSALDIDSKSLTSMSLSELSEHYRTLENQLLKHWDAPLVNDFFAMIYYGVLRKKCEKWLDDASLQNELLLDSGDIISAEPPRRITEMAQLAKKDKDVCRLLANPEHSAREKLKAMEKMPALHEMYEQYVKDFGDRCLEELKLESPTVEDSPNSLLNSIGMLAMNPSRHTPPVTRGPSKIEQLSWLKKVRFNWILKQTRNRVRDRENLRFERTRLFGRVRKIMVEIGKRLHADYLIDQPEDVFLLKLDDILGVTDGSTDAHSLRDIVEARRSSLEKAIAGPVPPDRFETRGPAHRYREFKTTLKEPDLSATDLEGTPACPGSVKGRVRVVTNPRNATLLPGEILVAQQTDPGWVVLFPPAAGLLVERGSLLSHSAIVARELNLPCIVSIPHVTKVLKTGDMVEMNGRTGAIRIIKMEETLKKEE
- a CDS encoding efflux RND transporter periplasmic adaptor subunit — protein: MSLDTLKKDTSHHSDSPKRSYAWMLPLCLLIGFLLVILILFGKTFLPATEVQTAPVITLRQAQDAQSSNQPVTTGSTKGELLFQATGWIEPDPYTTYVPTLTNGIVDKVLVLEGESVKKGQLLATLIQEDAELDLKQAEKKVTAMQARIHAHCAAKDIIDEEIVAAQQKAAALAEELKSLNDRYDRLTRLTSGAIPEQDKIQAKFLVTRQQALIKEAKAEVPQLKAKLVQIDLERETMERNLEEAGIEKDRAQLAFDRTKIHSPMDGIVLRLHAAPGKKRYINMDDPHSAEIVELYDPNMLQARIDVPLTEAAALSVGQAVTLTSELLPDKEFSGVVTRITGEADIQRNTLQAKVSINNPDPRLRPGMLVRGKFFSSGQQSTVASDSRPSGRLALYVPEAALFEMSGNSAKVWVASESDTVEMRDLTLTQVTRENHRQVTEGLRSGEQVILPPFDNITPGDRIIPTPTKLSSK
- a CDS encoding hydroxymethylglutaryl-CoA reductase; protein product: MSGKRSLTNIHLEKLFSNNSVESLDKQLEPKFEPKPIPFLPLAKVNAHRTEKLWKQIGQEASPDLLDTWTAEKLESFQGNIENCIGSTKIPLGIAGPLRVNGLFAQGDYPIPLATSEAALVASYHRGCTLLSLSGGATAMMLYQAVNRAPAYAFESMRGAGLFVAWAMEHFETFQQIASTTTSHGKLVDVGTTLEGNHVYLNFEFTTGDASGQNMVTIATQAICDYIQAHSPVAPLQCYVEGNLSGDKKASAQAYTSVRGRKVTAEAIIPAEILQKVVHATPRQMIDYWRMSAIGGVLSGTIGVQGHFANGLAALYIATGQDAACVAESATGITRFEQADDGALYASVTLPNIMLGTVGGGTGLPSQKAALELMGLYGTDKSNALSEVTASLVLAGELSIIAALATGDFTRAHNKLAR
- the nadB gene encoding L-aspartate oxidase, which codes for MTSDFLVIGTGIAGLSFALKAAKHGSVTVITKGQLIESNTAWAQGGISAVLEPSLREDGDTFEKHIADTLDAGAGLCKEDVVRTIVEEGTETIHDLVNHGVHFDHDDQEPSQFALGKEGGHTKRRVLHSKDTTGYAIVSALIEQAKEDPNITLLEEHFAIDLITTGKLGVVTEDRVLGAYVLDEASGDVHIFRSDRIVLATGGCGKVYLYTTNPDSATGDGVAMAWRAGATISNMEFVQFHPTCFYNPAATGAKARSFLVSEAVRGEGAKLINDKGEDFTLEHDPRGSLAPRDIVARAIDHEIKKTGANCVYLDVTHKPKGFMQERFPHIYNTLKGFGLDCEKDPIPVVPAAHYQCGGVVTDVNGRTTIRGLYAIGEVACTGLHGANRLASNSLLEGNAVARRAVDAMIKSYPLEKEAPQPPSIPKWEHGDTTPPHEQVLISHNWDEIRRLMWNYVSIVRTDNRLQRASRRLRNLRKEVREFYWGHRVNSDILELRNLVTVSALVVDCAIRRKESRGIHYTLDYPERDDHYLHDTELRRF